From a region of the Calliphora vicina chromosome 4, idCalVici1.1, whole genome shotgun sequence genome:
- the OtopLb gene encoding proton channel OtopLc isoform X1 produces MSLNNINASRFSEEPFRVWKMKQKVHYRFDVRGDDGDGDKQNSQISSESGEFITIKAPKKSASFSKLPAPSAQRSISVPSTPVTPTPVARYVRSPCDSCGHHNIPIMSHPISPLARSQTNLELVETGNARTALIPVTSHDTMHRDESTISLLVPQTIQVSRRPSVLLQEILGGKREHGGVLKNTKQNYANGTATGSTLTINTPGGGVENGSKSFQAKQQKEKNRRQGNDAISSALSATYCKLLVLLGVCLPITEVITEQIPTYVYQGFYVYLYSLSITFVVFVYVSAFRNRTIISALKSYHERNNVHLKHKVTHFGSFYLRVGAIAFAIGTMVYSGLEFGQFFELSGQAGCRDVFIAVTPICRMVLCIAQVQFIFLNTTYLDMARHKVFSRFGLMHMVGTNLCEWLYVLVEETKHEIFHITSHHEQHGDHQAGLTAGHGSVDWAAVNATLHVNNHIGEQATNSTIAAVVSHVLKNVTESTTEMSSMGDSHGCSRTTIMGALVQKLSPFLFPCTIEYSLICAVILYEMWKTVKSIPDIDKSRKNSIKPVHQKPAHHFSVDCSQSHKGLFFGILVIVMTIIAMIMYFVLYMQPGYELVATQEVTIWETVMYLGCAAAIVTGMILMRDLKYVKDTGDEHHSMQLDNLLLIVAQTGVYLYGMFSILGSYFAKWDTVPDRVEGIIAEVFALMQTSLQTMFILHSSHRRCKGSKQVRRKPGREIITFLLIANIAIWFVNTLIKGRAVFRQSHMEFFGIWAWTIITHVSMPLSIFYRFHSTICLFEVWKITYKAKAH; encoded by the exons CAGTCAAATATCCAGTGAGAGCGGTGAATTCATTACCATCAAAGCTCCCAAAAAATCAGCATCCTTCTCCAAACTACCAGCACCCTCAGCACAACGTTCCATCTCAGTGCCGTCAACACCCGTCACACCAACACCGGTAGCCCGCTACGTACGTAGTCCCTGTGATTCATGTGGCCATCATAATATACCAATTATGTCACATCCCATTTCACCATTGGCCAGATCTCAAACAAATTTAGAATTAGTCGAAACAGGAAACGCTAGAACAGCTCTCATACCCGTCACCAGTCACGATACAATGCATCGTGATGAATCAACCATATCGCTGTTAGTGCCACAAACGATACAGGTGTCAAGGCGGCCATCGGTGCTTTTACAAGAAATCTTGGGTGGTAAAAGAGAGCATGGAGGAGTGCTGAAGAATACTAAACAGAA CTACGCTAATGGTACGGCCACTGGTAGTACTTTAACTATAAATACTCCTGGAGGGGGCGTTGAGAATGGCTCGAAGAGTTTTCAAGCCAAACAACAGAAGGAGAAAAATAGAAGACAAGGAAA TGATGCCATAAGTTCTGCTCTTTCTGCTACTTATTGCAAACTCTTAGTTTTACTGGGTGTCTGTCTGCCCATTACTGAAGTTATAACGGAACAAATACCCACTTATGTTTATCAAggattttatgtttatttatactCCTTGAGTATAACATTTGTGGTATTTGTATATGTCTCGGCGTTTCGCAATAGAACTATAATCAGTGCTCTCAAAAGTTATC ACGAAAGAAACAACGTGCATCTCAAGCACAAGGTCACCCATTTTGGCAGTTTCTATTTAAGGGTGGGAGCCATTGCCTTTGCCATCGGTACCATGGTCTATTCGGGCTTAGAATTCGGGCAATTCTTTGAGCTGAGTGGTCAGGCTGGATGCCGTGATGTATTCATAGCCGTCACACCCATTTGTCGCATGGTATTGTGTATAGCTCAAGTACAATTTATATTCCTAAACACTACATACTTGGATATGGCGCGTCACAAGGTCTTCTCGCGTTTCGGTCTAATGCATATGGTGGGTACAAATCTGTGCGAATGGTTGTATGTGCTGGTGGAAGAgacaaaacatgaaattttccaTATCACATCACATCATGAGCAGCATGGAGATCACCAAGCTGGCTTGACGGCGGGACATGGTAGCGTAGATTGGGCGGCGGTAAATGCCACACTGCATGTTAATAATCATATTGGCGAACAAGCCACGAATAGTACTATAGCGGCTGTGGTATCGCATGTTTTGAAGAATGTCACCGAGTCCACAACAGAAATGTCGTCAATGGGCGATAGTCATGGTTGTTCACGTACCACCATAATGGGTGCCTTAGTCCAG AAACTCTCTCCCTTTCTCTTTCCCTGCACCATTGAATACTCTCTCATCtgtgctgttattttatatgaaatgtgGAAAACTGTTAAATCAATACCCGATATTGACAAGTCCCGTAAAAATTCCATTAAGCCAGTGCATCAAAAGCCAGCCCATCATTTCTCTGTGGATTGTTCTCAATCCCACAAGGGTTTATTCTTTGGTATTTTGGTCATTGTCATGACCATTATTGCCATGATCatgtattttgtattgtataTGCAACCCGGCTATGAACTGGTAGCCACCCAGGAGGTAACTATTTGGGAGACTGTCATGTATTTGGGCTGTGCGGCGGCAATTGTAACAGGCATGATTCTAATGCGTGATCTGAAATACGTTAAAGATACCGGCGATGAGCATCATTCAATGCAATTGGACAATCTGTTGCTGATAGTGGCCCAAACAG GAGTTTACCTCTATGGTATGTTCAGCATTTTGGGCAGTTACTTTGCCAAATGGGACACAGTACCCGATCGCGTGGAAGGCATTATTGCCGAAGTTTTCGCTCTAATGCAAACCTCCCTACAAACCATGTTTATCCTACATTCTAGTCATCGCAGATGTAAGGGCTCCAAACAAGTGCGCCGTAAGCCGGGCAGAGAAATTATAACATTCCTGTTGATAGCCAACATTGCCATATGGTTTGTAAATACCCTAATCAAGGGCAGAGCGGTATTTCGTCAATCCCATATGGAATTCTTTGGCATATGGGCATGGACCATTATTACACATGTCTCGATGCCATTGTCAATATTTTATAGATTTCATTCGACAATATGTTTGTTTGAAGTATGGAAAATCACCTATAAAGCCAAAGCTCATTAg
- the OtopLb gene encoding proton channel OtopLc isoform X3 — protein sequence MSHPISPLARSQTNLELVETGNARTALIPVTSHDTMHRDESTISLLVPQTIQVSRRPSVLLQEILGGKREHGGVLKNTKQNYANGTATGSTLTINTPGGGVENGSKSFQAKQQKEKNRRQGNDAISSALSATYCKLLVLLGVCLPITEVITEQIPTYVYQGFYVYLYSLSITFVVFVYVSAFRNRTIISALKSYHERNNVHLKHKVTHFGSFYLRVGAIAFAIGTMVYSGLEFGQFFELSGQAGCRDVFIAVTPICRMVLCIAQVQFIFLNTTYLDMARHKVFSRFGLMHMVGTNLCEWLYVLVEETKHEIFHITSHHEQHGDHQAGLTAGHGSVDWAAVNATLHVNNHIGEQATNSTIAAVVSHVLKNVTESTTEMSSMGDSHGCSRTTIMGALVQKLSPFLFPCTIEYSLICAVILYEMWKTVKSIPDIDKSRKNSIKPVHQKPAHHFSVDCSQSHKGLFFGILVIVMTIIAMIMYFVLYMQPGYELVATQEVTIWETVMYLGCAAAIVTGMILMRDLKYVKDTGDEHHSMQLDNLLLIVAQTGVYLYGMFSILGSYFAKWDTVPDRVEGIIAEVFALMQTSLQTMFILHSSHRRCKGSKQVRRKPGREIITFLLIANIAIWFVNTLIKGRAVFRQSHMEFFGIWAWTIITHVSMPLSIFYRFHSTICLFEVWKITYKAKAH from the exons ATGTCACATCCCATTTCACCATTGGCCAGATCTCAAACAAATTTAGAATTAGTCGAAACAGGAAACGCTAGAACAGCTCTCATACCCGTCACCAGTCACGATACAATGCATCGTGATGAATCAACCATATCGCTGTTAGTGCCACAAACGATACAGGTGTCAAGGCGGCCATCGGTGCTTTTACAAGAAATCTTGGGTGGTAAAAGAGAGCATGGAGGAGTGCTGAAGAATACTAAACAGAA CTACGCTAATGGTACGGCCACTGGTAGTACTTTAACTATAAATACTCCTGGAGGGGGCGTTGAGAATGGCTCGAAGAGTTTTCAAGCCAAACAACAGAAGGAGAAAAATAGAAGACAAGGAAA TGATGCCATAAGTTCTGCTCTTTCTGCTACTTATTGCAAACTCTTAGTTTTACTGGGTGTCTGTCTGCCCATTACTGAAGTTATAACGGAACAAATACCCACTTATGTTTATCAAggattttatgtttatttatactCCTTGAGTATAACATTTGTGGTATTTGTATATGTCTCGGCGTTTCGCAATAGAACTATAATCAGTGCTCTCAAAAGTTATC ACGAAAGAAACAACGTGCATCTCAAGCACAAGGTCACCCATTTTGGCAGTTTCTATTTAAGGGTGGGAGCCATTGCCTTTGCCATCGGTACCATGGTCTATTCGGGCTTAGAATTCGGGCAATTCTTTGAGCTGAGTGGTCAGGCTGGATGCCGTGATGTATTCATAGCCGTCACACCCATTTGTCGCATGGTATTGTGTATAGCTCAAGTACAATTTATATTCCTAAACACTACATACTTGGATATGGCGCGTCACAAGGTCTTCTCGCGTTTCGGTCTAATGCATATGGTGGGTACAAATCTGTGCGAATGGTTGTATGTGCTGGTGGAAGAgacaaaacatgaaattttccaTATCACATCACATCATGAGCAGCATGGAGATCACCAAGCTGGCTTGACGGCGGGACATGGTAGCGTAGATTGGGCGGCGGTAAATGCCACACTGCATGTTAATAATCATATTGGCGAACAAGCCACGAATAGTACTATAGCGGCTGTGGTATCGCATGTTTTGAAGAATGTCACCGAGTCCACAACAGAAATGTCGTCAATGGGCGATAGTCATGGTTGTTCACGTACCACCATAATGGGTGCCTTAGTCCAG AAACTCTCTCCCTTTCTCTTTCCCTGCACCATTGAATACTCTCTCATCtgtgctgttattttatatgaaatgtgGAAAACTGTTAAATCAATACCCGATATTGACAAGTCCCGTAAAAATTCCATTAAGCCAGTGCATCAAAAGCCAGCCCATCATTTCTCTGTGGATTGTTCTCAATCCCACAAGGGTTTATTCTTTGGTATTTTGGTCATTGTCATGACCATTATTGCCATGATCatgtattttgtattgtataTGCAACCCGGCTATGAACTGGTAGCCACCCAGGAGGTAACTATTTGGGAGACTGTCATGTATTTGGGCTGTGCGGCGGCAATTGTAACAGGCATGATTCTAATGCGTGATCTGAAATACGTTAAAGATACCGGCGATGAGCATCATTCAATGCAATTGGACAATCTGTTGCTGATAGTGGCCCAAACAG GAGTTTACCTCTATGGTATGTTCAGCATTTTGGGCAGTTACTTTGCCAAATGGGACACAGTACCCGATCGCGTGGAAGGCATTATTGCCGAAGTTTTCGCTCTAATGCAAACCTCCCTACAAACCATGTTTATCCTACATTCTAGTCATCGCAGATGTAAGGGCTCCAAACAAGTGCGCCGTAAGCCGGGCAGAGAAATTATAACATTCCTGTTGATAGCCAACATTGCCATATGGTTTGTAAATACCCTAATCAAGGGCAGAGCGGTATTTCGTCAATCCCATATGGAATTCTTTGGCATATGGGCATGGACCATTATTACACATGTCTCGATGCCATTGTCAATATTTTATAGATTTCATTCGACAATATGTTTGTTTGAAGTATGGAAAATCACCTATAAAGCCAAAGCTCATTAg
- the OtopLb gene encoding proton channel OtopLc isoform X2 has translation MLNNTEIPYKKMPNVTFSSQISSESGEFITIKAPKKSASFSKLPAPSAQRSISVPSTPVTPTPVARYVRSPCDSCGHHNIPIMSHPISPLARSQTNLELVETGNARTALIPVTSHDTMHRDESTISLLVPQTIQVSRRPSVLLQEILGGKREHGGVLKNTKQNYANGTATGSTLTINTPGGGVENGSKSFQAKQQKEKNRRQGNDAISSALSATYCKLLVLLGVCLPITEVITEQIPTYVYQGFYVYLYSLSITFVVFVYVSAFRNRTIISALKSYHERNNVHLKHKVTHFGSFYLRVGAIAFAIGTMVYSGLEFGQFFELSGQAGCRDVFIAVTPICRMVLCIAQVQFIFLNTTYLDMARHKVFSRFGLMHMVGTNLCEWLYVLVEETKHEIFHITSHHEQHGDHQAGLTAGHGSVDWAAVNATLHVNNHIGEQATNSTIAAVVSHVLKNVTESTTEMSSMGDSHGCSRTTIMGALVQKLSPFLFPCTIEYSLICAVILYEMWKTVKSIPDIDKSRKNSIKPVHQKPAHHFSVDCSQSHKGLFFGILVIVMTIIAMIMYFVLYMQPGYELVATQEVTIWETVMYLGCAAAIVTGMILMRDLKYVKDTGDEHHSMQLDNLLLIVAQTGVYLYGMFSILGSYFAKWDTVPDRVEGIIAEVFALMQTSLQTMFILHSSHRRCKGSKQVRRKPGREIITFLLIANIAIWFVNTLIKGRAVFRQSHMEFFGIWAWTIITHVSMPLSIFYRFHSTICLFEVWKITYKAKAH, from the exons CAGTCAAATATCCAGTGAGAGCGGTGAATTCATTACCATCAAAGCTCCCAAAAAATCAGCATCCTTCTCCAAACTACCAGCACCCTCAGCACAACGTTCCATCTCAGTGCCGTCAACACCCGTCACACCAACACCGGTAGCCCGCTACGTACGTAGTCCCTGTGATTCATGTGGCCATCATAATATACCAATTATGTCACATCCCATTTCACCATTGGCCAGATCTCAAACAAATTTAGAATTAGTCGAAACAGGAAACGCTAGAACAGCTCTCATACCCGTCACCAGTCACGATACAATGCATCGTGATGAATCAACCATATCGCTGTTAGTGCCACAAACGATACAGGTGTCAAGGCGGCCATCGGTGCTTTTACAAGAAATCTTGGGTGGTAAAAGAGAGCATGGAGGAGTGCTGAAGAATACTAAACAGAA CTACGCTAATGGTACGGCCACTGGTAGTACTTTAACTATAAATACTCCTGGAGGGGGCGTTGAGAATGGCTCGAAGAGTTTTCAAGCCAAACAACAGAAGGAGAAAAATAGAAGACAAGGAAA TGATGCCATAAGTTCTGCTCTTTCTGCTACTTATTGCAAACTCTTAGTTTTACTGGGTGTCTGTCTGCCCATTACTGAAGTTATAACGGAACAAATACCCACTTATGTTTATCAAggattttatgtttatttatactCCTTGAGTATAACATTTGTGGTATTTGTATATGTCTCGGCGTTTCGCAATAGAACTATAATCAGTGCTCTCAAAAGTTATC ACGAAAGAAACAACGTGCATCTCAAGCACAAGGTCACCCATTTTGGCAGTTTCTATTTAAGGGTGGGAGCCATTGCCTTTGCCATCGGTACCATGGTCTATTCGGGCTTAGAATTCGGGCAATTCTTTGAGCTGAGTGGTCAGGCTGGATGCCGTGATGTATTCATAGCCGTCACACCCATTTGTCGCATGGTATTGTGTATAGCTCAAGTACAATTTATATTCCTAAACACTACATACTTGGATATGGCGCGTCACAAGGTCTTCTCGCGTTTCGGTCTAATGCATATGGTGGGTACAAATCTGTGCGAATGGTTGTATGTGCTGGTGGAAGAgacaaaacatgaaattttccaTATCACATCACATCATGAGCAGCATGGAGATCACCAAGCTGGCTTGACGGCGGGACATGGTAGCGTAGATTGGGCGGCGGTAAATGCCACACTGCATGTTAATAATCATATTGGCGAACAAGCCACGAATAGTACTATAGCGGCTGTGGTATCGCATGTTTTGAAGAATGTCACCGAGTCCACAACAGAAATGTCGTCAATGGGCGATAGTCATGGTTGTTCACGTACCACCATAATGGGTGCCTTAGTCCAG AAACTCTCTCCCTTTCTCTTTCCCTGCACCATTGAATACTCTCTCATCtgtgctgttattttatatgaaatgtgGAAAACTGTTAAATCAATACCCGATATTGACAAGTCCCGTAAAAATTCCATTAAGCCAGTGCATCAAAAGCCAGCCCATCATTTCTCTGTGGATTGTTCTCAATCCCACAAGGGTTTATTCTTTGGTATTTTGGTCATTGTCATGACCATTATTGCCATGATCatgtattttgtattgtataTGCAACCCGGCTATGAACTGGTAGCCACCCAGGAGGTAACTATTTGGGAGACTGTCATGTATTTGGGCTGTGCGGCGGCAATTGTAACAGGCATGATTCTAATGCGTGATCTGAAATACGTTAAAGATACCGGCGATGAGCATCATTCAATGCAATTGGACAATCTGTTGCTGATAGTGGCCCAAACAG GAGTTTACCTCTATGGTATGTTCAGCATTTTGGGCAGTTACTTTGCCAAATGGGACACAGTACCCGATCGCGTGGAAGGCATTATTGCCGAAGTTTTCGCTCTAATGCAAACCTCCCTACAAACCATGTTTATCCTACATTCTAGTCATCGCAGATGTAAGGGCTCCAAACAAGTGCGCCGTAAGCCGGGCAGAGAAATTATAACATTCCTGTTGATAGCCAACATTGCCATATGGTTTGTAAATACCCTAATCAAGGGCAGAGCGGTATTTCGTCAATCCCATATGGAATTCTTTGGCATATGGGCATGGACCATTATTACACATGTCTCGATGCCATTGTCAATATTTTATAGATTTCATTCGACAATATGTTTGTTTGAAGTATGGAAAATCACCTATAAAGCCAAAGCTCATTAg